In candidate division KSB1 bacterium, the following proteins share a genomic window:
- a CDS encoding T9SS type A sorting domain-containing protein yields MKASTSRILIALGLCFSLLGFYSLKKSSPEDLGFHRPKIDDLGLIELAVDQIRHEIKTGKLNSLSPALNLKTEQIQIEGERAIFQGKFAASENSLELTFERKNGQWELVESTGLTAELQHLNKDSNIGLVSTFEASGFEIYSDDGNSPQRTLIKRQLSPEHKIDKVTKSITLGKLDRQLFQKPYAGVLFSSVTQLSSAPFLTARYVQLVTDPAWNRIIYGDYEGWMKAYNGRGTGPEALNRPHGIDRDAIGNVYVADTGNDRIVVLRLEGTGEQTELKYQFSFGSDEMMHPYDVAWDGAGTPFDSSDDIIWVTDTGNHRILGFALDGEAATLRYNFGASGSAAGHFFEPKAIGIGRFNGLSTNSLYVGDTGNRRVVKLNILDNSLEWANAVTFKTESRITSLDVDHWGNLYVSDRSYCELRKLSSDLEPIVSVKGTEDSIIDPMNFHVTFGQVYVQAEDKRYWAGYDQAFTLEKWSETSGAERFQLGLDLINFKVKLSENLDQMLVLSKLTDHGKLSLFVIDEKTNATVRQIPLGWMIPGDKEISWDRRDDLGWQTRPGYYRLQLSAESSYGSLTTLKETPPFYLPLYYSDDSGSDIYHDAHLVQGVRSSAWGNSPLETIAKHPSEVIYRFTKLNPTAEYEIRAEFYNKAGTYLKQRITADGSLITPDFELPAGQMEVDWSALPRETYSDGEIELKISKSAGDGDAMISRLWLREANYDPANPPASLENEVQIPEEYTLSQNFPNPFNPSTTIEFGVPGETFEDVTLKVFNVLGQTVRELVNGQLPPGRHSVTWNGKDNLGLQVSSGLYFYQLNAGEFVAIKKLILMK; encoded by the coding sequence ATGAAAGCATCAACATCTCGCATTCTCATCGCTTTGGGCCTTTGTTTTTCGCTCCTGGGTTTTTACTCCTTAAAAAAGAGCAGCCCGGAAGATCTCGGATTTCACAGACCCAAAATAGATGACCTCGGTTTGATTGAACTTGCCGTCGATCAAATACGACACGAAATTAAAACCGGCAAACTAAATTCATTGAGTCCGGCTTTAAATTTAAAGACCGAGCAGATACAAATCGAAGGTGAACGGGCGATCTTTCAAGGAAAATTCGCTGCTTCGGAAAACAGCCTCGAGCTCACATTCGAAAGAAAGAACGGCCAATGGGAATTGGTCGAATCAACCGGACTTACAGCAGAATTGCAACACTTGAATAAAGATTCAAACATCGGTTTAGTCTCCACATTCGAAGCGTCCGGGTTTGAAATTTACAGTGACGATGGCAATTCCCCCCAGAGAACTCTCATCAAACGGCAATTAAGCCCTGAACACAAAATTGATAAAGTCACCAAATCCATAACCCTTGGAAAATTAGACCGGCAGCTTTTCCAAAAACCTTATGCCGGGGTACTTTTTTCTTCAGTAACTCAATTAAGCAGCGCCCCATTTTTGACAGCGCGCTACGTCCAGCTTGTGACGGATCCGGCCTGGAATCGAATCATCTATGGTGATTACGAAGGCTGGATGAAAGCGTATAACGGCAGAGGAACGGGCCCGGAGGCTCTCAATCGTCCCCACGGCATCGACCGGGACGCGATTGGCAACGTCTATGTTGCGGACACCGGAAACGACCGCATCGTAGTTTTGAGGTTAGAGGGAACCGGAGAACAAACCGAACTGAAATATCAATTTAGTTTTGGTTCGGATGAAATGATGCACCCGTACGACGTCGCCTGGGACGGCGCCGGGACGCCATTTGATTCTTCGGACGATATTATCTGGGTGACCGACACGGGAAATCATCGAATTCTCGGATTCGCACTGGATGGAGAAGCGGCAACTTTGCGCTACAACTTTGGCGCAAGCGGATCGGCTGCCGGTCATTTTTTTGAACCCAAGGCTATCGGCATTGGCAGGTTTAACGGACTTTCCACCAACAGCCTTTATGTCGGCGACACCGGCAACCGGCGCGTCGTGAAATTGAATATTCTGGATAACAGTCTGGAATGGGCGAATGCAGTCACTTTTAAAACCGAGAGTCGAATCACCTCACTGGACGTCGATCACTGGGGCAATCTTTACGTCTCGGATCGCAGTTACTGCGAACTTCGAAAGCTCTCCTCAGACTTGGAACCAATTGTGTCTGTCAAAGGAACGGAAGATTCAATCATTGACCCCATGAACTTCCATGTGACTTTTGGGCAGGTTTATGTTCAGGCTGAAGACAAACGGTACTGGGCCGGCTACGATCAGGCCTTCACACTGGAAAAATGGTCGGAGACTTCCGGCGCCGAGCGTTTTCAACTCGGCCTTGATTTGATAAATTTCAAGGTGAAGTTGAGCGAAAACCTTGATCAAATGCTCGTCCTCTCCAAGTTAACCGACCATGGAAAACTCTCTCTCTTCGTAATTGATGAAAAAACGAATGCCACCGTCCGCCAGATTCCACTCGGTTGGATGATTCCCGGAGATAAAGAAATTTCCTGGGACCGCCGGGACGACCTTGGTTGGCAAACGAGGCCTGGCTACTACCGCCTGCAGTTATCCGCAGAGTCGAGTTACGGCAGTTTGACGACTTTAAAAGAAACGCCGCCATTTTACCTGCCGCTCTACTACTCAGATGACAGTGGTTCGGACATTTATCATGATGCGCATTTAGTGCAAGGTGTGCGTAGCAGCGCATGGGGCAATAGCCCTTTGGAGACAATCGCGAAACATCCCTCGGAAGTGATTTACCGGTTTACGAAGTTAAACCCGACGGCTGAATACGAGATAAGAGCTGAGTTTTACAACAAGGCGGGTACTTATCTGAAGCAACGGATTACGGCCGACGGTAGCTTAATCACACCCGATTTTGAACTACCGGCCGGGCAAATGGAAGTCGACTGGTCAGCGCTTCCGAGGGAAACTTATTCCGATGGTGAGATAGAACTTAAAATCTCCAAATCCGCTGGTGACGGGGATGCCATGATTTCCCGGCTTTGGCTGCGGGAAGCAAATTACGATCCCGCAAATCCACCCGCAAGTTTAGAGAATGAAGTTCAAATACCAGAAGAATATACCTTATCTCAAAATTTTCCAAATCCATTTAACCCTTCCACTACTATCGAGTTTGGCGTACCCGGAGAAACATTTGAAGACGTTACTTTGAAAGTGTTCAATGTTCTTGGTCAGACTGTGAGGGAATTAGTCAACGGCCAGCTCCCTCCGGGACGCCATTCGGTAACCTGGAATGGCAAAGATAATTTGGGGTTACAGGTTTCCAGCGGACTTTATTTCTACCAGCTTAATGCCGGGGAATTTGTTGCAATCAAAAAGCTCATTTTAATGAAGTGA
- a CDS encoding response regulator, giving the protein MHNKENKTILVIDDEPVIGSIIKRFMGNNGYSVHFCASSAEAISATKNTVPELIISDFNLPCCSNGIDLCLKIQQSTRKHVPVIIISGETKNELNAKKRGFAFMGKPLEKEKFLPLVEECLS; this is encoded by the coding sequence GTGCACAACAAAGAAAACAAAACAATTCTGGTTATTGATGATGAACCGGTGATTGGGAGTATTATTAAAAGGTTTATGGGAAATAACGGTTACTCTGTTCACTTTTGTGCCTCTTCAGCAGAAGCGATATCAGCAACCAAGAATACTGTGCCGGAATTAATCATTTCCGATTTTAATTTGCCTTGCTGCAGTAACGGCATTGATTTGTGCCTGAAAATTCAGCAATCAACCAGGAAGCACGTCCCTGTCATAATCATTAGCGGTGAAACTAAAAATGAATTGAACGCAAAAAAAAGAGGCTTTGCGTTTATGGGCAAACCTCTGGAGAAAGAGAAATTTCTGCCATTAGTTGAGGAGTGCCTGAGCTAA
- a CDS encoding queuosine precursor transporter has protein sequence MAVFVTFVVLTNTVGVKLFTAFGIVLPVSIIWFPLTFLITDIVSEMYGARRARFLVIMGFCMSLLLLAFSLIGIRLPVAEFYPLQEDYTNIFGPIWRLLFGSMAAYLLAQLIDVRLFHFWKKLTKGKHLWLRNNASTMISQFIDTFTVNTIFLYKNPTIFTGDFSDLMGVILGVYILKVAIAALDTPLCYLGVWFVERMTGVKGEDIS, from the coding sequence ATGGCGGTATTCGTTACCTTTGTAGTGCTGACCAACACAGTCGGGGTGAAGCTGTTTACCGCTTTCGGAATAGTGCTGCCTGTTAGCATTATCTGGTTTCCGCTCACGTTTTTAATCACCGACATCGTTTCGGAAATGTATGGCGCCCGCCGGGCACGCTTCCTGGTGATCATGGGTTTTTGCATGAGCCTGCTGCTTTTGGCGTTTTCTTTAATTGGTATTCGTTTGCCGGTCGCCGAGTTTTATCCCCTGCAGGAAGATTACACTAACATTTTTGGCCCCATCTGGCGGTTGCTGTTTGGTTCGATGGCCGCCTATCTCCTCGCCCAGCTCATCGACGTTCGCCTCTTCCACTTCTGGAAAAAACTGACCAAAGGCAAGCACCTCTGGCTGCGCAACAACGCCTCCACAATGATTTCACAATTCATCGATACATTTACGGTCAACACGATCTTCCTTTACAAAAACCCCACCATTTTCACCGGTGACTTCAGCGATTTGATGGGGGTTATTTTAGGTGTTTACATTTTGAAAGTCGCTATCGCTGCTTTGGACACGCCGCTGTGCTATTTGGGGGTGTGGTTTGTGGAAAGGATGACCGGTGTAAAGGGAGAGGATATTTCATAG
- a CDS encoding acyl-CoA thioesterase, with protein MQEILKHYSVTIETPVAWGEMDAFQHVNNIVYFRYFESARIAYFEKIGYLEFMEKTGRGPILAATESKFKIPLAYPDKVTICGKVSSIESDRFVMDYCVVSHKHQKIAAEGEGLIVSFDYKAAKKVPIPEEIKERILKLENLA; from the coding sequence ATGCAAGAAATTTTGAAACACTATTCCGTGACCATTGAGACTCCGGTTGCCTGGGGTGAAATGGACGCCTTTCAGCACGTCAACAATATTGTTTACTTTCGCTATTTTGAAAGCGCGCGTATCGCTTATTTTGAGAAAATCGGTTATTTGGAATTTATGGAAAAGACCGGCCGCGGACCCATTCTTGCCGCTACGGAAAGTAAATTTAAAATACCGCTTGCCTATCCGGATAAAGTAACGATTTGCGGCAAGGTCTCAAGCATTGAGTCGGATCGATTTGTAATGGATTATTGTGTGGTCAGTCACAAACATCAAAAAATTGCTGCCGAAGGTGAAGGTTTGATTGTGTCGTTCGATTATAAAGCCGCGAAAAAAGTCCCCATTCCCGAAGAAATTAAAGAACGGATTTTGAAATTGGAAAATCTGGCGTAG
- a CDS encoding CPXCG motif-containing cysteine-rich protein: MQDTIEIFCPHCGEPNEIFIDYSGGISQKYEEDCQVCCRPWEVRVELIEDTANVTVSKSNE, translated from the coding sequence GTGCAAGATACCATAGAAATCTTTTGTCCTCATTGCGGCGAACCGAACGAAATTTTCATTGATTATTCCGGCGGCATTTCCCAGAAATATGAAGAGGATTGCCAGGTCTGCTGCCGACCATGGGAAGTCCGGGTAGAATTGATCGAGGATACTGCGAATGTAACCGTTAGCAAAAGTAATGAGTAA
- a CDS encoding alanine--glyoxylate aminotransferase family protein, whose translation MVHPRVYRALSTPIIGHLDPEFLQIMDDIQQLLRFVFQTKNQFTIAISATGSAGMESAFVNVVEPGDRVIIGVNGVFGNRMSDIVERCGATPIQIKKPWGKSIDLQEIEDRLKQAGGVKAVALVHAETSTGVMQPLAEVGELCKRYGALLIVDAVTSLGGVPVKVDDWQIDVCYSGTQKCLSCPPGLAPITFSDEAMSIAKNRKTKVQSWYLDTTMVADYWSDKTRAYHHTAPISMNYALREALRLIHEEGLEQRFTRHKQNSLELINGLQKLDLTPFVDESIRLPTLNSIKLPANLEEAKIRKRLLEEYNIEIGGGLGDLAGRVWRIGLMGESSNKANVVYLLASLEELL comes from the coding sequence ATGGTGCATCCGCGAGTCTACCGGGCGCTTTCAACGCCAATCATTGGACACCTGGATCCGGAGTTCCTGCAAATCATGGATGACATCCAACAACTTTTACGATTCGTTTTCCAGACCAAAAATCAATTTACCATCGCTATTTCTGCCACCGGCAGCGCAGGGATGGAGTCGGCTTTCGTCAATGTGGTTGAGCCGGGAGACAGGGTCATTATCGGTGTGAACGGCGTGTTTGGAAATCGTATGTCGGATATTGTTGAGCGCTGCGGCGCAACGCCGATTCAGATTAAGAAACCCTGGGGCAAAAGCATCGACTTGCAGGAAATCGAAGACCGGTTGAAACAAGCAGGCGGTGTAAAAGCCGTGGCCCTGGTGCATGCCGAGACTTCGACCGGCGTCATGCAGCCGCTTGCGGAAGTGGGTGAGCTGTGTAAAAGGTACGGCGCGCTGCTGATTGTGGATGCGGTAACTTCGCTTGGCGGGGTGCCGGTGAAAGTGGATGACTGGCAAATTGATGTTTGTTACAGCGGCACCCAGAAATGTTTGAGTTGTCCACCTGGGCTGGCGCCGATCACCTTCAGTGACGAAGCGATGTCGATTGCAAAAAACCGCAAGACAAAAGTGCAGAGCTGGTACCTGGACACAACCATGGTTGCAGATTACTGGTCTGACAAGACCCGGGCTTATCATCACACGGCGCCGATCAGTATGAATTACGCCCTTCGCGAAGCCCTTAGACTCATTCATGAAGAGGGTCTTGAGCAGCGATTCACAAGACATAAACAAAACAGCTTGGAATTAATCAACGGGCTGCAAAAATTGGACTTGACGCCTTTTGTTGATGAAAGCATCCGTCTGCCGACGCTGAATTCAATTAAACTTCCGGCAAATTTAGAAGAGGCGAAAATCAGGAAGCGGTTGTTGGAAGAGTACAACATCGAAATCGGCGGCGGCTTAGGTGATTTGGCAGGCCGGGTTTGGCGAATCGGTTTGATGGGGGAGTCTTCTAATAAAGCAAACGTGGTTTATTTACTGGCGTCACTGGAAGAACTTTTGTAA
- a CDS encoding bifunctional metallophosphatase/5'-nucleotidase, which produces MKRKWLITFSIILLILSCSDQKSILKGRREETDDVRQIILLYTNDEHGWMEGTEGFGGAAEMMGVWQQKEGYSSDGPFLILSGGDNWTGPAISTAFKGESMVDVMNAMEYTATAIGNHEFDFKVAGLKERISQANFLFLSANIREKQTGDLADFAQPYVIKEVNGIKVGLIGLTTTSTPVTTFPDNVADYDFIPYKTALEEVVPKVKNDGAELLVVIGHICHTEMTELVPVATRLGISVIGGGHCNELIGEVRDGVAIIEGGAFMRNYAKVKIAFDTVAHRVVNMEPTTHDNVGGSPVPNIAAVVSNWKSKVDAEFSQVIGYVNQAVEQRSNAMFNMITDSWLISFPTADVSLTNRGGIRQTIPGGNITSATLLGVLPFDNFLLELDLTGAQLVEDIGNLVMGGMTSIGGHRLSDGTPIHPDSTYRVLTTDFLYSLPTLNFKLHDSEPVELSINYRQPVIDWIKSLNTSQENPLDKYLEHESRR; this is translated from the coding sequence ATGAAACGCAAATGGCTTATTACCTTCAGTATCATTCTACTGATATTATCCTGTTCTGATCAAAAGTCAATACTCAAGGGTCGCAGGGAAGAAACCGATGACGTTCGCCAAATCATTCTTTTGTATACGAACGATGAACACGGCTGGATGGAGGGTACAGAAGGTTTTGGCGGCGCCGCTGAAATGATGGGCGTTTGGCAGCAAAAGGAAGGGTATTCGTCGGATGGACCATTTCTCATCTTAAGCGGCGGCGACAATTGGACCGGTCCGGCAATTTCAACGGCATTCAAAGGAGAGTCGATGGTGGATGTCATGAATGCTATGGAATACACCGCCACCGCTATCGGCAACCATGAATTCGATTTTAAAGTTGCGGGCTTGAAAGAGAGGATTTCGCAGGCTAATTTTCTTTTTCTATCCGCTAATATCAGGGAAAAGCAAACGGGTGACCTTGCTGATTTTGCCCAGCCGTATGTTATCAAAGAAGTGAACGGGATTAAGGTCGGGCTCATTGGCTTAACAACGACGAGTACACCTGTTACCACGTTTCCGGACAATGTTGCGGATTACGATTTTATCCCTTACAAAACTGCTTTAGAGGAAGTTGTTCCAAAGGTTAAAAATGATGGCGCAGAACTGCTCGTCGTTATTGGTCATATTTGCCATACTGAAATGACAGAGTTGGTGCCGGTTGCAACTCGATTGGGGATTTCCGTTATTGGTGGAGGTCACTGTAATGAGCTCATTGGCGAAGTCAGGGACGGTGTTGCTATTATAGAAGGCGGTGCCTTCATGAGAAATTATGCAAAGGTTAAAATTGCCTTCGACACCGTTGCTCACAGGGTTGTTAACATGGAGCCGACTACCCACGACAATGTGGGTGGCTCGCCGGTTCCGAATATTGCAGCCGTGGTTTCTAATTGGAAGTCAAAAGTGGACGCGGAATTTTCGCAAGTCATTGGGTATGTAAACCAGGCCGTTGAACAGCGGTCCAACGCTATGTTTAACATGATTACAGATTCGTGGCTTATCTCTTTCCCAACCGCTGATGTCTCATTGACAAACAGGGGGGGCATTCGGCAGACGATTCCAGGGGGAAATATTACATCAGCGACCCTATTGGGTGTCTTACCCTTCGATAACTTTTTACTTGAATTAGATTTGACCGGTGCTCAATTAGTAGAAGATATCGGTAATCTGGTGATGGGGGGCATGACATCAATTGGCGGGCACCGCTTATCCGACGGCACTCCGATTCATCCGGATTCTACTTATCGTGTGTTGACCACGGATTTCCTGTATTCTTTGCCGACCCTGAATTTCAAACTCCATGATTCGGAGCCGGTTGAGCTATCCATAAACTATCGTCAACCGGTCATCGACTGGATTAAGTCTCTTAACACTTCACAGGAGAATCCACTCGATAAGTATCTGGAGCATGAATCAAGACGGTAA
- a CDS encoding aldo/keto reductase, producing the protein MSKKIERCDIAPDFSISRILTGLWQIADLEREGKKLDLKATAAAMQPYVDAGLTTFDMADHYGSAEEIAGIFQKQNEPGAVQLLTKWVPKPGPVTRDEVKAAVQRSLDRMQTDRLDLLQFHAWNYADPGWLDCLFWLQELKEEGLIRYLGLTNVDTAHLRIVIHSGIEVVSNQVCFSLLDQRACNGMTELCQKHGVKLLAFGTVAGGFLTERWLGKPEPDWHKLETWSQMKYGRFIKAAGGWTVFQELLRTVESVAKRDGVSMANVASRYILEQPAVGGVIIGARLGKSDHIQDNLRLFGFSLDKTSRREIDEALAKLQPIPGDCGDEYRKPPFLTASGDLSHHIESIPPPYKAQAGGDGRSKVLSGTVWEDLAGFSRAVRHGKRILVSGTTATQGDRAIGGRDPAAQTHFVIDKIEGALNSLGGQLKDVVRTRIYVQNVSDWEAVARVHGERFRDIQPANTLVQAGIIGDEYLVEMEVEAVVTD; encoded by the coding sequence ATGAGTAAAAAAATAGAAAGATGTGACATAGCACCGGACTTCAGCATTTCCCGCATCCTGACCGGACTGTGGCAAATTGCAGATTTGGAAAGAGAGGGCAAAAAGCTAGATCTTAAGGCGACTGCCGCGGCAATGCAGCCCTATGTCGATGCCGGCCTGACTACATTTGACATGGCCGACCATTACGGTTCCGCAGAAGAGATCGCCGGCATTTTTCAAAAACAAAATGAGCCGGGGGCGGTGCAGCTTTTGACAAAATGGGTGCCAAAGCCCGGGCCTGTAACAAGAGACGAAGTAAAGGCCGCCGTGCAGCGCTCCCTCGACCGGATGCAAACCGACCGGCTTGACTTGTTGCAATTCCATGCCTGGAACTATGCCGATCCGGGCTGGCTGGATTGCCTGTTTTGGCTGCAGGAGCTCAAGGAAGAAGGCTTAATTCGTTATTTGGGTTTGACCAACGTCGACACTGCTCACCTGCGGATTGTCATTCATAGCGGCATCGAAGTCGTATCAAATCAAGTCTGCTTCTCCCTGCTCGATCAACGCGCCTGCAATGGCATGACTGAACTTTGCCAAAAGCATGGCGTCAAACTGCTGGCATTTGGAACGGTCGCCGGCGGCTTTCTAACCGAGCGCTGGCTGGGTAAACCGGAGCCGGACTGGCACAAACTCGAGACCTGGTCGCAAATGAAATACGGCCGATTTATCAAAGCAGCAGGCGGGTGGACGGTTTTTCAGGAGTTGCTTCGCACTGTGGAAAGCGTGGCGAAAAGAGACGGCGTCTCGATGGCCAACGTCGCCTCCCGCTACATTCTTGAGCAGCCTGCCGTCGGGGGCGTTATCATCGGTGCGCGCCTTGGGAAGAGTGACCATATCCAGGACAACCTGCGTCTGTTCGGGTTCTCCCTGGATAAAACAAGCCGCAGGGAAATTGATGAGGCTCTGGCAAAACTGCAGCCGATTCCCGGTGACTGCGGCGATGAATATCGTAAGCCGCCGTTTCTGACGGCGTCGGGGGATTTAAGCCACCACATCGAGTCGATTCCGCCACCTTACAAAGCACAAGCCGGAGGGGACGGTCGCAGCAAAGTGTTGAGTGGAACGGTTTGGGAGGATCTCGCCGGTTTCAGCCGGGCGGTTCGCCATGGCAAGAGAATCCTGGTTTCCGGCACCACCGCCACCCAAGGTGACCGGGCAATCGGCGGCAGGGATCCGGCAGCGCAAACGCACTTTGTCATCGATAAAATCGAGGGGGCGCTAAATTCCCTTGGCGGGCAGCTGAAGGACGTGGTCCGCACCCGGATATATGTGCAGAATGTCTCCGACTGGGAAGCGGTGGCTCGTGTTCACGGCGAGCGGTTTCGGGACATCCAACCAGCAAATACGCTGGTACAGGCCGGGATTATCGGGGATGAGTATTTGGTCGAGATGGAGGTGGAGGCTGTTGTTACTGATTAA
- a CDS encoding GxxExxY protein: MEYILYKRLSDETIGACIEVHKLMGQNLSEKIYEACVLKELEKRGYHAERQKWIDIFFKGEKLEEKYRIDILVANKLIVEFKTVPDLNDSHIRQLLTYLEASIYEACPERSRKGWLCC, from the coding sequence ATGGAATATATTCTCTACAAAAGGCTGTCGGATGAAACCATAGGTGCTTGTATTGAAGTGCACAAACTCATGGGACAAAATCTTAGTGAAAAAATTTATGAAGCCTGTGTCCTAAAAGAACTCGAAAAGCGAGGTTATCACGCAGAAAGACAAAAATGGATCGATATCTTTTTCAAAGGTGAAAAGCTTGAAGAAAAGTACAGAATAGACATTTTGGTTGCAAACAAACTTATTGTTGAATTTAAGACAGTGCCAGATTTAAACGATTCTCACATCCGGCAACTTCTTACTTATTTAGAAGCAAGTATTTATGAAGCCTGCCCTGAGCGAAGTCGAAAGGGTTGGTTATGTTGTTAA